A region from the Lolium perenne isolate Kyuss_39 chromosome 4, Kyuss_2.0, whole genome shotgun sequence genome encodes:
- the LOC127349320 gene encoding uncharacterized protein, with protein sequence MEAFRFGFSPDMPPAFKFDPTDDDIVAHYLLPRALGIPDPPFAHAVLDDNPASLPPPDLLARHGHADSHHAFFLDVTKNGGRRERVIKGGDGGIWRGQQGQCHTLTLLSPGGHEMDIKYKRYDLTYKRFDDDDEQEEEEVKGKKRKRKNGNGSAPSGWVMHEYTITSPPLQNTVLSRIHLTKGKIKENQLQATDIDQHHQVFPAPQQLVGPSYYQDDFAHQEQPHPSYYEDFPYQEQAVPSHLDMICGGNHGSQADDASFYGEEFPYQEQGAGPSYQHFPIPDQPGPSYYHHHADGGTGFSDGSNADDASFYGEENPYQQHAGPIYQGFPAPEQPVPSYYLMGGGGGEGFSDGIQADDASFYADNGGVTGDGFVNLLCAGDGLAGNSNFCDDGFHFTSGGDMEFKPSGHCATQDTYPSKTDS encoded by the coding sequence ATGGAGGCCTTCAGGTTTGGCTTCTCCCCGGACATGCCGCCGGCGTTCAAGTTCGACCCGACCGACGACGACATCGTCGCCCACTACCTCCTCCCGCGCGCGCTCGGCATCCCGGACCCGCCCTTCGCCCACGCCGTCCTCGACGACAACCCGGCCAGCCTCCCGCCGCCGGACCTCCTGGCGCGGCACGGTCACGCCGACAGCCACCACGCCTTCTTCCTCGACGTGACCAAGAACGGGGGGCGCCGGGAGCGCGTCATCaagggcggcgacggcggcatATGGCGCGGCCAGCAGGGCCAGTGCCATACCCTCACCCTGCTGAGTCCCGGCGGCCACGAGATGGAcatcaagtacaagcgctacgacCTTACCTACAAGAgattcgacgacgacgacgagcaggaggaggaggaggtcaaggggaagaagaggaagaggaagaacggCAATGGCAGCGCCCCGTCCGGCTGGGTCATGCACGAGTACACCATCACCTCGCCGCCGCTCCAGAACACCGTGCTGAGCCGCATACACCTCACCAAAGGCAAGATCAAGGAGAACCAGCTGCAAGCCACCGACATCGACCAGCACCACCAGGTCTTCCCGGCTCCACAGCAGCTCGTAGGGCCAAGCTACTACCAGGACGATTTCGCACACCAGGAGCAGCCACATCCAAGCTACTACGAGGATTTCCCTTACCAAGAGCAGGCAGTGCCGAGCCATCTCGACATGATTTGCGGCGGCAACCACGGAAGCCAAGCCGATGATGCATCCTTCTACGGCGAGGAGTTCCCATACCAGGAGCAGGGGGCAGGACCGAGCTACCAGCACTTCCCAATCCCCGACCAGCCAGGTCCAAGCTACTACCATCATCATGCCGACGGCGGCACTGGGTTCAGCGACGGCAGCAACGCCGATGATGCTTCCTTCTACGGCGAGGAGAACCCATACCAGCAGCATGCAGGACCCATCTACCAGGGCTTCCCAGCGCCCGAGCAGCCTGTTCCAAGCTACTAcctgatgggcggcggcggcggcgagggattcAGTGACGGCATCCAAGCCGATGATGCTTCCTTCTACGCCGACAATGGTGGTGTCACGGGGGACGGCTTTGTCAATCTGCTCTGCGCCGGGGACGGCTTGGCCGGCAACAGCAACTTCTGCGACGATGGCTTCCACTTCACTAGCGGCGGCGACATGGAGTTTAAACCCAGTGGCCATTGCGCAACGCAAGACACCTATCCGTCAAAGACAGATTCTTAA